From the Triticum urartu cultivar G1812 chromosome 4, Tu2.1, whole genome shotgun sequence genome, the window CTGGGGGGCGTCCGGGGACACCGGGGCGAGCGTTTTTGGCGCGAAAGAACCGCGGCTAGCCGCGTCAGTGAGACGGCGCCTCGTTTTCCTCAGAGCGCCTCGgtttcccgcggggaatcaatggcgaggctgccgccggtcagccttacCATTAATTCCTCACGGGTGGCGCGGCGACGTCTCCCCTCCCGCCACGCGTACACACAGCGCGGGCTATAAAATCCGTCGCTCTCCCTCGCCGCTGGCCACACTGGCCTGAGCCCAAACCAGCCGTCGAGCTCCCTCGTCTCTGCTCTCTACCGTCCGCGTCGCCGGGCTCCCCCGTCCTCCCCTTCCCCGGCGATGGCCGAACGCTTTCCAGGCGATGCCGCGGCGGCCAACGACTTCGACCACCGCTCGCTCCAGAAGCGGGAGGCATGGCTGCTTTTCGAGGCCAACATCTCGACGCCGTCGaacatgcgcgccgggccgacggggtggaggCTCAGCAACGGCGGCGGCCCCATCCCCCCGGTGCCTGACGTCGACGCGCGCCCCGGCGTCTTCGCTGCCGAGGTCGACCGCGTGCGGGCGTCCCTAACAGAGGAACAGTGCGCCCTTTTCCA encodes:
- the LOC125552806 gene encoding uncharacterized protein LOC125552806 — encoded protein: MAERFPGDAAAANDFDHRSLQKREAWLLFEANISTPSNMRAGPTGWRLSNGGGPIPPVPDVDARPGVFAAEVDRVRASLTEEQCALFQYAADNHASWADYFQRRQAQQLASTNGVPVVGGVKNSDDRRV